The Prinia subflava isolate CZ2003 ecotype Zambia chromosome 6, Cam_Psub_1.2, whole genome shotgun sequence genome contains the following window.
TTCCTGCTATTTCCAGCTCTTGCACTTCCAGTTTGAGGGAATCACCTGCAGGTAGCTTTTTGGCTCAAAGAGCTGTTTTACTGAAGCTGTGTTAGCCCTCAGCTAGGAATTGCGTTTGGGTTTTCTGAAGATCCATCTCTCCTTCTTAGAAGAAAGAAGATTTCAAGTgttttccctgtgccagcaggaggGTAGAGCTGTAATAAAACTATGTGGGAGAGATCCAAAGGTGTCATTTAATATTTACACACCTTGAAGAGCTGTACTGGTGGATTCTCCTTTGACTTATCAGAGACAAGCCTGATGTACCCAGAGGTTGTAAGAAatcttcccagcacagctgtaAATAGCAGCTCcaagtcacacacacacaaaccatgGTTGTAGAGTTAAAAGTACTTCCTGTTTTGGTATGGAAGTGTGTCCCCCATAGATCCTTGTGTCTAAAGCTAAGCAGATACCCAATGActaaaattaaatcaaaagtTTTCATTTGTGAGCAAGGAAGTAAAAGCAAAGAACCCAGGCCCCAGAGATATATGACAATTCTGGGTAGGCATTGTTTAACAAGGAGTAGAACTTAAGATCCATTTCAAACACACTTTAAAGTGGATCTTCAAATACAACGAATTCTAATCAATTATCAGCATAGAATGACTGTGTCTGTCCCACAGCACTGATTTTAACACAAAGTCAAACAGAAGCATGAGAGCAACACTCCTGTAAAGCCACATACATCTTTATTCTCCACCCAGGCCAGCAAggatgggaaaagggaatgCAATTAAAAGTAACAATCAGCAAACAgtatttttacttaaaaaacaCCCAGACTAGAACAGCCAGAAACACACTCAACAATCAGAATAACTGGAATTCCCTGCAGTCTGACAGTGGCACATAAGCAGAAATTACTTGTGAGTTTCTGAAAGCAGAGTAGAACAAGACAAAAacttgtgctttttttcttttacaacaATTGATTATATCTTTTGCAACAGGCAAACTGCTACAGAGGATAACGGGCAAGAGAGAAAGCTATCCAGTTGTTTAGAGAAAAGTCTGAATTAAACTTTTACAAATAGCACCAGAACTAGCCCCAAGCACCAGAATTAACTCCAAGCTTAAAATAGCCCCCACCAAAATCAATGACAGAATGCCTTGAATTTAGCAGGAGCCAATGCAAGCTTAGTTAAATGTAAAGAAGTAGAAAACACATGATGGATTGTCCCAGAATATCTCCCAAAATGTGACCTCCAAACCCAGAAGCACACCTGCCACTGCAGAGGGAGGGTACTATGACTCCTCTGACACTCCTTTGTGTCTGCGTAGCAGTAAGAGGCACAGATTTGGTTTTGTCTCCACTCCAGTGGGCTGTTCGCCATCCTGAAAGCaaatcctgcagctcagcagacatTTCACATGGATGTATTCTGTAATGAGCTGGTATTTATCATTCAAGCCCTCTGTAAGCTGAAGGCTCTTTGTGCTACTGACCCCAGCCTTTCGTCTAGCCTTGAACAGCTGCTGTTTGGCAGTGACAGCTGAATTGGGTTTTCTCCCTCTGCAGCAATGCACACTTGCCAGCCATCCTTTCCCCAAACTTGTCTGCTGCTTGGGGCCAAGATACACAATCTACTCCTTTCATGCCAGCAGTGTCCCTTTAGGCAAAGCGTGAGAACACTTGCCAGTGGACCTTCCTTTTCCTTAATGCTTGTTAAGCATCACTTATTCCCACCCTCCAGCCATGTGGGAGACTGCAATTTCCATGTGGAGCAGTATTAAGCAGAGTGGCTACACTGGGTCACTACAGACTGCCAGCATTGGCATGGCTTATCCTCAGCATCTCCATTAATTCAGAGGAATATGAGCCTGCCTGATTAGAACAGGCTGTGAAAAGCATTTCAGTGCTTGAACCAGTCCCAGGCCTATGCCAGCCCTTTGAATCCCACTAAACTTGTCTCACAGGTTGGgatctattttttcttctggaagttGGTAATTGTTTTGAAAGACCTTACcagtaaaaaatgaaagtaGGAAGCAATAAACACAGCCTGGCTCTACCTGTGCTGAGCACCACTGCTTTCTCAGTTAAGTGTGGGGCCAAGACTGCTCTTGATATTTGGCTTGTGCATTATTCACTGTTAAGCCTTCAACCAATGCTAAGAGGCTCCTTTGACCTCCCAGGGACCAAGGATGCAGCAGGAACTAGTTATTTCTCAGTGTCAGGACTAGAGGATCAGATGGACTTGTTTATACTTCACCAGTTCCCAGATGTTCTAACCAGGACAGTCAGTGTAGTCTTGAGCTCAACCTTAAAATGCAACACAAAGCATTAGTTCCTGTGAAACCCATCTTCTGAATGcttcttttaaccatcctaAAACTAGAGCAGTTCCCCCCATAGGGAGACGGGGGAAGTGAGATACGTACAGAGACAGGAGTGACTGTGCAGCTGACAGACTGCTTGCCATGACTTACCTACCTACACACATGCAAATGGTGAGCTCCTCTGCCTTGGGGCTCACAGACTTTCCAGCTGCACCAGCTGAACTGGAGCACTGAGAAAATTAACCATGTTTCAGATGTGTTACTCAGCCCCCACTAGAATCTGCTATAcctctcttttattttgttcatcTCCAAAACCCCAATAGCTGATTgagaaaaaataccttttctgctagtcattttttaaagacacaatTAAAATTTCTCCAGCCTATGGTGACCACCTCAGCCTGGTCAGGAAGCCCACTATGATGCCATGAAAAATCCAAAAAGGAGGGAAACCCATTACAAAAATGAGACATGAGGGGAGGAGGATGTATGATAAATTGCTCTTCCATATAATTAAACAGGAAGAGGGATGAGGTGCGGAAGGAGAAACAGATTtccagagctgaggcagagatAGACATGAACTTCTGGATTCCCCCATTCTGAAAGGGGAGCTGTTCCATAAGAGCAACTTGAAAACCAGAATAACTTGTCTCAGAGCCCTTTGCATCCCAAGCACCTTCAACTCCACCTCCCTAAATCCAGGTGCTGCAAGTCCACACCTGCATTGCTGTGATATGTAAATGGATTGCCCTTTCCTTAGGGGCAGGCACCTCCTCAGAGCAGGTGTTTCCTCCCTATAGTGCAACTGTTTGCACTGCAAACTGTGTATGACTCCTGTAAATGGTTCCTCCATAGCAGTGCACATGTCAAAAGATCCACTGCAGGTGTGTTCCAAGCACCTATCTGAGCACCTGCAGCCACTTGAGGGTTCTTGGTGACAGCCCCATCAGTTCCCCACACACCACATTACAAAGCAAGCCCTGCTCTTCCATCGTGCAATGGGGCTGTTTCCAGTCAGTGTAGAACTCACTTGCCTTTGTTGGCAGCTATGCTGTCCTCTCCCACTATTCCAGTGTGACACTGGACTCTTGACAGTGTCTAAGCAGTCGGCCTGCCTAAGTTAGCTGCTCTTGTTGGAAGGACTGGGAAAGGTCCCTTCCTAAGAAAACTGCAAGAACATCACACATTTTGCAATTTAGCCGTCACCTCTGAATGTGTTCCTATCTCTTGAAATTCATCCCCTGAGCAGAGACTTCTTTTCACTGTCATAGGTCACTACTATTGTTGAAAAGTAAAGTCTACCTTGACAGAAGTGGACTTTTCATAATATATCTCTGCTACTCCAcagccagagccctgcagacCTGGATTTTGTAACGATTCCCAAAAGCTGTAATTAGCTACAACACATGACAAATCCTTGGAAAGCCATGCACCTCCCCACCCAGAGCATGTGAAGCTAGCATTCTTGCATTCTGTGACATTTAAAGAGGACTCTCAGCCcaatattttattcattaagtttgtgtttaaatatatatgtatatttaaaaaaaatcagtgagttATTTTCTAGGTGACAACACTCGCGTATGACTAAAATAGTCATCCAGGGCAAAGGCTCAGACTGCCGAGGTCTCAACCCCCTGTGCAGAGCTCTTGCCAGAGAGACTACCTGAGATATTGTCAGAATCAAGCAGCTCGACAATGCTGTATGGAGAACAATCTTCCAAGCCCAGCttgctgcagagccagccacAGAATCCTTTCTCCATATCCCTGACAGCGCGCCACCAGTACCCAAAGGACCATGCTACCTGGGCTACAGCTGAATACAGGCCTAGGGAGAAAGAAACAACCATAATTATAATTGGGTAGAAGATAATCAAGAAGGGACAAAAGGTGATTTTGTGCCAGAAGGTCCTCTCTTCATTGTACACCAAGAAGATGTTGTACCATGTAATGGTTCCATAGTAGAATGAAACAACAAAGGACACTATAAAAATGATGGGGAGGCAGATGATGGTCCAGAGGACAATGTGGGGTCCTCTGTCTAACCCAACAtcacatttcttcttcttctcaggTACATCTTCTTTAGGAGGCTCCTTTGACTTAGtcagttcctgcagctctttATCCGTTAGTGTGACGTGGATGTCCACCATCTGACCCTTCTTCTTGCCCCTGGTGATTGTTCCAGTCAAGGTGACGTATCGGCTGTCTAAAGGCATGTTCCAGACACCTACAACACAGATAAACACATCTACatcagatttattttctgtacaaAGTATTTTGTGTAAATCCTCAAAGACCCCAGAGACAATTAGATAGTGCATATGGAATTACAGttaaaaccaaactgaaaaagatggaagaagaaatgcaatatgaagaatattaccacagaaaaaaatggaagaagagCTAATGAGGAAAAAGACAGGAATTCCAGATGATAGAAAACACAAGGGAGAAAACTCCAGTATCTCCACTAGGGACAATACGTGAAGGGAAAGAGCTGCAAGAGTATAGGAGTATGAGATGAGACAGAGTAACTCAATTGAAAATGATAtgcctgtttttctctgtttacttCATGGATTTATTCCTGAACAGCATGGACACTTGGGATTAATTAGATAAATGTCACTGAGACTCTTGTTTTGGAATAAGCACATCCACACATTAAATTATACCTGAATAGCTAATAGTTCACTTTACATTTGCCTTGTATCTcaatccaaaataatttttgaagtttagaaaaatttaacaaactgtcataaaattatatttgcattttaagaGATCAGTAGAGGCACCAAACTGGACACTGCTGGTATATGTGTTAAAATTACAAAGGGGACTGCCTTAGCTTTCGAGTGACATTGGCATAGGATGGGCCATGCAGTGGTATTGGCCATAAACTCCTCTTTGGGGCTACAGTATATTTTCTTCTGGTCTTAATTCTGAGTAGCTTGGAAGAAGGTCTTCAGAAACTCTTAAAAAGAGGCTGAGCAGCTCAAAGTGCTCCACAAAAGTAGAAAGGCAGTAATGAGGATAGGGTGTGGGATCAGGGGGGATTCTGGTCTATTTGGTGGACTGGGAGCATTTAAGCCCCTCTCAGCCTACACTGCTGACTCACAAGAGTATTTAGTCACAGGACCTGCCTTCCACACTTTTTCCCTGCAAGGGTACCCAGGACAGATAGCAGAAGTGAAAGGGACTTGAAGATGCCCCGTGATGACCTTGCCAAATAATCACCCTTCAAGAGGAAGCCATGCTGAGTGTATGCAAACAGCAGGCACCAGCAAATTCTAGATAATGACTTAAATTCCCTATCAAAGGTAGAGCCACTGACTCCATCTGCTTCCATCCTTTCACTTAACAGGCAGTTGTTCAGGCAGGGGCAGTAGCTTGATCGTGGCTTAGAATGACATCCTTGGTTTAAGTCATGCATAGCACTGCAACCAGCACAACAACCCCAACCAGCACATACATTTAAAACTAAAACTGCAGCAACAACCAAACTTTGCAAAGAGCTGCAGGAGACATCCCAAATCAGCCTTTAATGCTTTCTGATTCAGAACATTTTCATGTATGGACTCAAGCTCTCCTTGCCTGCAGTCTTGGAGAGGATTGGTCTCACAGTCACGTCAATTTGACCTTAGAGCATGATAGCATCAAAAAAGCTTATGTAAATTGAGTGTTTTCAGGACTACATACCATCTGTCATAGACTGACCCAGGAACTTGGAGCCTTCCTCAGAGCTCTTCTCAGCTCCTTCTTCATCCACCTGTTCTTCTTCCACCTTATTGTCATTCTCAGACCGATACACTATTATTGACTCAGGGCGGGactccttcttcttctttttcctccgGTCCATAGTGGCTTCCCCATCAAAGGTGACAGTGGTTGCCACAGCCCTTCTCATTGTGCCCCAGCGAGGGCTCTGGCCTCCAGACTTGCTGTCTTTCTGCACAGTCTCCtccatcccactgctgctctcagtcACCTCACCTGGCATCTTGTAGCACCTGTTTCCAATCCAGCAGCACCAATCCTGCACTTAGAAGTCATTGATTACAATGGTCCCATGGATGCTTTGTTTTGGTAAGATGTTCCACTGCTGGTATCCAAACTGTGCACTCCATTCCCAGcctaaaatgagagagaaggCTGAAAAAGTGACTTTGTCTTACCAAGAAGAAAAGATTGGCAGAATTTTCCCTGAAAAGGGTTACTTCCAACTGCTTTAAATGTCACCTGAAGGTCTCTATTACTGTCCTGAACATCAGCTCTCTTACATGGATACATGATTTGTGGTGTCTAAGCTATCTTGATTCTTAGGGTCCAGTTTTCACTATAACCACCCAAAGCTACTGGAAAGAGTATTAACATTTATAAGAAGGGATTAAACATAGCCAGCTTACTGGATGAATTTAACATTCCTCTCCAGTGCTGGAAACAAACAGAGGACAATAGTTTTGGCCCAAAGGCATCAGAATAAAGGATTGAAACCACAGATGGAAAAGAAGTTGACCGATTTAAGGGACTGGCCTACAGACACCTGCAACAGGAACACTGTGCTTGTCCAGCATTACAACTGCTATATTGGTGCCATCCCTTCTCATTTTGAGCATCTAATGATTTACTCCCCTTTGCAAGGATGTTacaaaaattaatcaaattatGTCAAAATGAGTGATGTTTCAAACTTTAACAATATGTAGTGTTGCCATActtcaaaaatacagaatatacagtggatttaaagcaaaattattattaattccTGGAGAGAGGATTTGGAACCACAGCAAATTCTTGTGATTGCACAGAGAAAACACGAGTCTTCACAAatctttttaacaaaaataaatttttgctCCTCATTCAAGCAAAGTTAACAGCATATCAAGTGAAATTGTCATCCATGAGAAAACTGCCTTAGTAAAAACCACATAATTAAACATGCATCGAGGCAGGCAAATCCTGCTTCATGAATATGGAAAAAGGATTAATGGTTCTCAGATTTCATAACATTTAAGAAAACTGACTGTGCCAAGTATTCATGAAGTGCTTAGGTACAAATCTGAATACAATGAATAACATTTTAAGAACTCTGAGAGCTCTGTTGAACATTTATATGAAcatttgtatttaaaagaatGCATCTGACCAATAATTAAGCTTCCACCTAGTAACTGAGACTTCCTTTAACAGGAAACTAAGAAACACTATCATAGTTTATAGCCTACATATAGGTATCATAGTTTATAGCCTACATAATGCTGGGGAATTAGTTTTACTTTAATAGATGACAGAAAAGAATtgagcatttttaaatttggcAATATGGTCCTGTCTTCCCACAGATTTAAGATTTTGTTGGTCTGTTTTGAAATTTTGTGCAGAACTTTAGATCAACTATTTATGCCTCCTACGCTCACACTTACACACACCACACCCACACAAAACTTGTAATTGTATCACTTTAACACCTAAGACTGTGCCCACTTGGCTCTGTGGAGTCTTGAAGAAATACAcaattcagattatttttgtGCATTAGAGAAATAAATCTTCCTTGGTGATCAGAAGACACATAAAATGAACTTTAAAACCCCTCAAGATTGAGCATACCCCAGAAGCCAGACTACCTCTAAATCACTGGGCAGACAATATTTTTAGCTCTGCAGCATGGCTGGAAAGAGTCTGTTTAGATTGCCATTACACCTGCCATAAAATATGTATGCCTAAATTAGCAGATatactggaaaacagaaattcatgtaagcttttgggttttttaatgcctttAGGGGTAAATGGAATGAATTTATGCTATGGAATAAACTGGCTCTTTGTAGTAAATTCATTCAGGAAGTACAATAGACtaatatttttctcagaaaagcagctgtaaaACCGCATGTCTTGCATCTATAAAACCCTGAAATTACCTGATTGAGGCTAATGAGACAACAGTGAGATTCTGCATCCAAAAGTGAGGAAAACAAGCCTGAAAACAGAGAAACCAAAAGCATCACTTCTGGAATAATCTACTAAAAGTCTGGAGACATAGAAGTTGATTAGATTCCCAAAGTTCCTGGCTGCAGTTCAACGTTCAGTCCCTACTCACTTGAGAGGGGGATGACTTACAAgtaacaattaaaaataacacaaagcTACAGGCAAATATTTGtagttgggcttttttttttttttttttttttcctaaagttgATCCAGCTGTGGCCTTGCTTAAACTCACAGTGGATGATGAGCTAATGTCAGTTCTCAGTGTGATGCCAAAGCCTAAAGGACTATGTCAGCCTTGACTGTGCAGGGAGCAAGGTGATGTCCCTTTGGAATCTCTCACAGATAGGCACTGGCAATCTTTGTCCTGTTCTTGTGCTGACCATGCAGGCAGAATGCTGATTAAGGACCAGAAGATGCCTATGATCCCCAAGTTACTTTGCTATGTCTGATGTGCCCACCCCACTATAGCAGCTACTGCCTCTGTGAGTTATCACCAGGACTAGAAACACCTCCGCAGCAGGGTAATCTGAGAGTGGCAGCTCTGTCTCTCCTCTTGCTGATAAAAGGAGAGGGCATGGGCAATGGGGGACAAGCCCCTAaaaggcactgctgctgtggctgagtCAAAGCCCTTGGGATAAGAATGTGAAGGAGCCCAGATTATTCTGTTTAAGGCACAAGAAGTTAAAATCTGATGTCAGTCTGTCTacatcaaaaccaaaagcaTGTAGGAGATCCTTGTGACCTAGCAGAGGAGGATGCAGCAAGATAAAAAGCTGAAAGATGCAAATACAGGGCAGACGCTAGGTAGGTGTTTTAACAAAATGAGTAGGTGTCTCTTGGTATACATCACTGGGTGATAAAATGTCATGGGAAACCTCCAAATCTGGACTGGCTATCTTGGCAGAATTTTGGTCACTTGTACTTAACCAGAAGAGGGGAAGTTCTGAGGTTTGCATTAGGGAGTAGTCAGATTGAAGATCACTAACATTCCTCCTGATTGTATGCCTGTTCTCACAGTACATGTATATTTTTCTCTTATCTGTTTCCCAATGAAGCAGCTAGAATATCCCCTGGCAGCTGGTCCAGAACTTCAAAATACCACCGCCAGCCCTGTatctcacagcagtgctgctgagttGAACAGGTTCAAGCCTCAGTCCCATTTTTCCTGGGAATATTTTCTCTGTAGTTGCAAACAAGAAATGGGCTCTTGCAGAAATCACAGTAGGGTACAAAGAGCTcagttttcctctcttccttttctttacaACTTCTAAGAATAAGGCCAGCCCTCAGCACTACACAGCTGTCCACAGCATCCGTTCTTTCAGCCACATCCCAAAATCTTCACCCTTTAAAAGCCTTGCTGTGGAGCTGAAACATTAACAATTGCTGCACATCTCATACTAGTGATGCCTCCCACGTGGGAGCACAGGGGCAGACAGGAATCTAATAACTGTCcatgggagggaaggaaaagaaatggtcACATTTCAGAGACAGCAAGGAGCAGTTTATTAGCCAAACAATTTGTTATTAATCTTCATATGAAAACAGATGGAGAACCCTGGGGAAGCTGCTCTGCAAAAATACTTTGTAGAGTAATTTTTAGAAGCACAGTCTTCTGTTACTATGCAGGAAAGCTATGGCTGCTTATGCTTCCTGTGACAGTAATAGTCTTTGACACACAACACTGGAGCCTAAAAGCTTGGCCTTGCACCATTTAGGTCAAAGAAAGCTTCTTCCATTGGTTTTCAGGGTTTGATCGTGCTGCTAACAGAAGAGAAATTATCTGGTTTGAATGCAGACGGGAAGGAAGAGCCTTCCTGCAAGCTAATAAAATCCTTGATCTTAAATCCCTGCTACAGCACAAGTAACCTTTTTATGCCTGCTCAGAGCAGacatgagaggaaaaaatgtagaCGGTAAGCAGCAAGgagaataaatttttattttt
Protein-coding sequences here:
- the TMEM169 gene encoding transmembrane protein 169 isoform X2, coding for MPGEVTESSSGMEETVQKDSKSGGQSPRWGTMRRAVATTVTFDGEATMDRRKKKKKESRPESIIVYRSENDNKVEEEQVDEEGAEKSSEEGSKFLGQSMTDGVWNMPLDSRYVTLTGTITRGKKKGQMVDIHVTLTDKELQELTKSKEPPKEDVPEKKKKCDVGLDRGPHIVLWTIICLPIIFIVSFVVSFYYGTITWYNIFLVYNEERTFWHKITFCPFLIIFYPIIIMVVSFSLGLYSAVAQVAWSFGYWWRAVRDMEKGFCGWLCSKLGLEDCSPYSIVELLDSDNISG
- the TMEM169 gene encoding transmembrane protein 169 isoform X1; this translates as MPGEVTESSSGMEETVQKDSKSGGQSPRWGTMRRAVATTVTFDGEATMDRRKKKKKESRPESIIVYRSENDNKVEEEQVDEEGAEKSSEEGSKFLGQSMTDGVWNMPLDSRYVTLTGTITRGKKKGQMVDIHVTLTDKELQELTKSKEPPKEDVPEKKKKCDVGLDRGPHIVLWTIICLPIIFIVSFVVSFYYGTITWYNIFLVYNEERTFWHKITFCPFLIIFYPIIIMVVSFSLGLYSAVAQVAWSFGYWWRAVRDMEKGFCGWLCSKLGLEDCSPYSIVELLDSDNISGSLSGKSSAQGVETSAV
- the TMEM169 gene encoding transmembrane protein 169 isoform X3 — its product is MPGEVTESSSGMEETVQKDSKSGGQSPRWGTMRRAVATTVTFDGEATMDRRKKKKKESRPESIIVYRSENDNKVEEEQVDEEGAEKSSEEGSKFLGQSMTDGVWNMPLDSRYVTLTGTITRGKKKGQMVDIHVTLTDKELQELTKSKEPPKEDVPEKKKKCDVGLDRGPHIVLWTIICLPIIFIVSFVVSFYYGTITWPVFSCSPGSMVLWVLVARCQGYGERILWLALQQAGLGRLFSIQHCRAA